Below is a window of Rhodothermales bacterium DNA.
GGACGCACAATCAGGCGTCCCTACGGGGCGACGGGGATGCCTTTTTCCTTCAGGTAGGCCTCGCCGCGGCCTTTGATGTTTTCGTCCCAGTACTGCATCCATGAGGCGCCCTCGTCGGCGAGCCGGACCCAGTCGACGTCCATCGGACGCAGGTCCGCCTGACGCACCCAATCCGGCAACGACTCCGGCTGGATGTCCGTCCGCGTGGGGATGCGGTAGAACAGCCGGGACTGGTAGACCATCGCGCTGTCCGATGTCGCCATCTCGTAGAACTGGCGCGCTCGCGCGAGATTGGGGCCGTTCTTGACGAGTGCGATGCCGTCGGTGAGGACCGGGGTGCCGCTCGCCGGCACGAACCAGCCGAAAGGGTAGCCGTTGTCGCTCATCTGCAGGAAGATGTCGGGCATGTTCCAGAGCGTCACCTCCCCTTCCTCGCGCGCCAGTTTGAGGTAGAGCTGCGTCGGGTCGGCCGTATAGGTTTTGGTATTCATGTCCAGCCGCGCCAGCCAGGCGTAGCCGTCTTCCAGCGTCGGTTGCCGCATGATCATGGCCCCGAAAATGGTGCGCATCGTCGCGGAATCGAGGGGATAGCGGATGAGGATCCGATCTTTCCATTTCGGATCGAGCAGGTCGTCCCAATCGAGCGGCAACTCGGTATCCGGCAGCGTGCGGCTGTTAAAGGCGATCACCTCCGGGGTGTAGAACGTGCCGTACCAGAGGTCTTCGCCGCTCCGCGCCTGCGTGTCGATGTGGTCCGCCCAGGTTGGTCGGTAGGGTTCGAGCAGTCCTTCCGCGCCGGCACGTTCGAAGGCGACGTTCGACCCGCCCCACCACAGGCTCGCCTGCGGCCGCGCGCGCTCGGTCCGGATGCGGTCGTACGCATTCTGACCGCCCATGTCGAGCCACTGGACGTCGACGTCCGGATGCGCCTCCTCAAAGATCCGCTCGAAGGCCGACAGCATCTCCTTTCCGTGGGGCGAATAGATGACGAGGGTTTCTTTCTTCGATTCCGACGCACAGCCGGCGAACAGGAGGATGGCGACGAACAGGGTGTGCTTCATGAGGGATGGTGGGGTGAGGAAACAGGTGACGCAGGCTTCGGCCGGCGCATCAATTCTTGAACCGCTCGCTTTCAGGCAACGCACAGACATCCGTATCCGTTTCCAGCCTGTTCATTCCCGTTAACCAGCACTCGTCGAATACCGAACAATAACACATACTCACGCGGAACGTTTGGATCGTCCTGGCGATCGACGCGGCATGCTCGGGCGGCACATTGACGATCACCACGGAACCGTTAGCAGGAATCACACGCCCTCCTATCGTCCCGAAGTTAAAGGTGAACTCCTCGCCCAATCCAAGCCGGTCCCAGAGCTCGGCCCAGGAATGGACCAGCTCCTCATTCACAACCACGCGCACTGGGCCGATGCGGGCCGGTCCGACGCCCGTATTGACGGCCGTCAGGCGATACCCGGACACGCCGCGTTCCAGGAGCACCTCTACATTGGGCCAGACGGACATGCGTTGCTGCACCCGCATCAGATGCGCCTGGTAGATGGATACCGATACGGCGCACATGCTCAAGATGATGGCGGAAAAACCAATCAGCGAATCCGATCGTTGCCACCAGCGCACCGGCCGGCTTTCATGCGGTATCGGGTCAGGCATGGCGCGCTCCAACGTTATTCGACCAGACGCAGCTTCGCGAACTTCAGCGCCAGCTTCTTCTGCCCGACTTCCTTGAAAAAGACCGTCGCGCGCGCCTGGTCGCCCTGCCCCTCCATCGACAGCACCTTCCCCTCGCCGAACTGTTCGTGCTCGACGACGACGCCGGGGACGATGCGGCCGCCTTCGGTCTCGTCGTAGACGATGCGGCGATCGCCTGTTTTTTTGGCCGGCGGCTTCGGCTTCGGCGTCGTCAGGCTTTCGCGGTAATAGTGCGGATCGAGCCGTTCGTACGCGATGGTGCGTTTTTCGGTCGCCTGGAACCGGTTCGGGCGCTGCTCGAGCGACTCGCCGGCCTCGGTGAGCAATACGCTCGCATCGACCTCCTCGAGGAAGCGGCTCCGCATGCTCGAGGTCGTCTCGCCGTAGCGGAAACGGCTCCGCGCGAAGGAGAGAAACAGGTGCGACTTCGCCCGCGTCGCGCCGACGTAGAACAGCCGGCGCTCTTCCTCCAGCTCCTTGCGCTCCTGCGTGGCGTTGGCGAGGGGGAACAGGCCTTCCTCCAGGCCGGCGACAAAAACGACCTCGAACTCCAGCCCCTTCGAGGCATGCAGCGTCATCAGTGTGACCCGCTCGTCACGGTTGTCGGTCGCGTCCTGGTCGGTGAACAGCGACACCTGCTGGAGGAACGCGCTGAGCGAAGCCGTATCGCGCTCCAGCGCGGTGTATTCGGCGATGGCGTTGATGAGCTCCTGCACGTTTTCCCAGCGGACGAGCCCTTCCTGCGTCCCCTCGTCCCGGAGATCGGACAGGATGCCGGACTCCTTGATGAGTT
It encodes the following:
- a CDS encoding extracellular solute-binding protein, producing MKHTLFVAILLFAGCASESKKETLVIYSPHGKEMLSAFERIFEEAHPDVDVQWLDMGGQNAYDRIRTERARPQASLWWGGSNVAFERAGAEGLLEPYRPTWADHIDTQARSGEDLWYGTFYTPEVIAFNSRTLPDTELPLDWDDLLDPKWKDRILIRYPLDSATMRTIFGAMIMRQPTLEDGYAWLARLDMNTKTYTADPTQLYLKLAREEGEVTLWNMPDIFLQMSDNGYPFGWFVPASGTPVLTDGIALVKNGPNLARARQFYEMATSDSAMVYQSRLFYRIPTRTDIQPESLPDWVRQADLRPMDVDWVRLADEGASWMQYWDENIKGRGEAYLKEKGIPVAP